The following nucleotide sequence is from Micromonospora sp. WMMD1120.
CACCGCACGGCACCAGCGGCTGGGGTCCACCCACGCGAAGGCCCGCCGCCGCCTCGGCGCGGTGTGCGCGGCCGACGACGGACCGCTGACCCGCATCACCGACGACCCGCACCTCGTCACCTGCTCAGACTGCGAAGGACTGGCCGAGTTCGACGCACTACCCGACGACGCGACCGCAGGCGATCCGCGTGTCATCGAGGTGCTGCGCGAGGTCACGCGCGGCAGCTGCCGCAAGATCGACGGGGTGTTGGTGGACATGACCACCGCCGCCGCGATCCTGACCGTCTACGACGCGCTGAAACCCGCCACACGGGTGAAACTGGCCGCGCTGCGCATCGACCGGATGGCGCAGGTGGCGTGGCGGCTGCTGCGCCCGCACGTCTAGGCAGTGCGAGTCGGTGGCCGGCGGGCACACCCGAGGGTGCGTGCAATTCCCGACCGGCCACCTCGCCCACTCCGGGCCGCCTGCGGACACAAGGCCGCTTCTACCCGAGCCAGGGCGTGCCGCCGATCCTACGGCGACTCCCGCCTGCCTTGACGGCACGGCACGGCAGAGAGCTACGCGGAGGGAGGATGGGCGACATGGCACGACGCGTGATCGGCGGACGGACCGCCCTCGACCGGGCCGGTGTCGCCGCGCACACCGGCGCGGCCTACTCCACAATCAACCACTGGCACTCCCGCCGCGCCCGGTTCGGCTTCCCGGAAGGATTTCAGCACGACGGTCAGGAGTGGTTCTGGCGCGACGACATCGAGGCGTTTCACGTCGCCCACCTGGCGGCGAAACGCGCCGAGCTGACGAAGGTCGATCGCCGCGGCCACTCCGAAGACCTGATTGGCTCGGGCGCGGCGGCGAGGGTCCTCGGCTACACCTCCTACCGCAACCTGCCCGACACCCTGTACGCCCACCCTGACCGGGTTGAGGTGCTGCCGGACGGGCGGATGCGCCGACTGTGGTTCCGGCGCACCGTGTGGGCCGTGGCCGACGCCCGTACAGGCCGACAGTCCACCGGCCGCACTCCCGGCACCACCGGTGCCCGCAAACCGCACCCGTACGCCGATGACCCTCGGCTTCGGTCAGCCATCGCGCTCTTGGCCGAGGCCGACCGGACCGGGCGGGACCGGCGCGGCCTCGGTGTCGCGCTGGCTCAGCAGCTCGGCATCGCCCAACGCACCGCGCAACGGCTGATCGCCGCCGCGTACGAGACGAGCGGCACCTCTTCCCGGCAAATGGCCTGAGAGCGACAGGTGCCGCCGAGACTGTCGCCCGGCCTCGGCGGCCCCTGTCCTACGAGCTGCCTAGTCTTCGTCGTCCTCGGCAGCGGCCCGAGGCGTCGGAACCTCCATCAGGTAGCGCAGCGCGCCGTTGATATCGGTGTCTCGGCTGTCGGCAGTGCGCTTGAGCACGTCGTACACGTCGTCAGCGACCTCGATCGTGCGGAGGTCCGGTGTTCGGTCGGTCATGTGTGGTCCCTTCTGGCAGCGGTCGGCGTGGTGCCCGTTCGGGCAGCGTGCCTATCCACGCTGACCTCGACGGTGCGATCAAGACGGCCGGTGGTCCCAGGCCAGGGCTACGACTGACAGCTCTATTCGAGAGTGGCCTCCTCGCGCGTCTGATCGTGTGCGGCGAGCTGACGGACCGGTGGGAGCGCGTATTCGGTACGGGCGAGTTCGGCCGTTGCCGCCTGGGCCGCTACTGACAGTTCTCGGGCGCACCCCGCCGGCGGCACCGTGCTTGACTGCCCGGATGGAGCTGGGTATCGATGTTGAAGGCACGCGGCTGGCTGCGACGCTCGACCTGCCGACCGGGCAGGTCCGCGGCGCCGTGGTCATCCTTCACGGCGCGCAGGCGGGGCACCGCTCGTACTTCTGCTACACGCACCTCGCCCAGATCCTGCCCGGCGCGGGGATCGCAGTCCTGAGGTATGAGCGTCGACCCCGCATCGACGGTCACGACGTGCCGCTGGCCGACCAAGCCGACGACGCGGCTGCAGCCATCGCCGTGCTTCGTCGATACGTTGGTGAGGTGCCGGTCGGGTTGTGGGGCTGGAGCCAGGGCGCCTGGGCAGCGACGTTGACCGCAGCGCGCAACCCCGGCCTGGTCGCCTTCCTCATCCTCGTGTCCTGCAGCGGAGTCAGCCCCGCCGCGCAGATGCGCTACGGCACCGCCGAACAGTTACGCCAGCACGGCTTCACCGATGCGGACCTTCTAGACTTGGACCATCTGCGCGACACGGTCGAGGAGTACCTGCGTGGGCACACCGGCCGGGCATCGGCGCAGCACGCCGTAGACCGTGCCGCAGCGCGCCCATGGTTTCCGCTGGCGTGGCTACCCCGCGAGCTTCCCACCGAGCCCGGCATCTGGACCGACATGGACTTCGATCCAGAGCCGGTGTTCGCGCAGGCGAACTGTCCAGTGCTGTTGTTCTACGGAGCGACCGATGTCTGGGTGCCGGTCGATGCGAGCCTCGCCGCCTGGCGGCGCGCCGCCACCACCGAAGCGCTGGACCTGATGATCTGCCGGCTCGATGGATGCGACCACCTGCCGAGCTTCGACGAGCGCGAAGATATCGAGAGCATCAGCAGTCAGTACAGCACGACGCTGGTCACCTGGCTCGACGGCCATCTGGGCACCGGCACGGCCGGCAGGCGCGGTTGTCGCGGTGACAAATCATGACCTTGGACTGGGGTAGCGGCTCCAGGTGCCGCCGGCATTGGTGACTTGGCGGGTCGCGGTGGTGGGGTGGAAGCCGAGGGCGTCGGCGACGACCGGGGCGGGTGCTTGCAGGACGAGTTGGCGTAACGCGGCGACGCGGGCTTCCTTGATCGGGAACCCGAGCGCGCGGAGCCGGTTGTGCAGGGTGGTGTAGGCGACGGGCTGTCCGGCGAGCCGGCCGGGAAACAGCAGGGCCGGCGGCGGGCCGGCCGCACGACGGCGAATGCTTCATCAGATGACTCGCAGTGGTTATGGCACGTTATATCGATGAGGTGGGGCGAGAACCGCTGACCGAACGCGTGTCTTGGCGCAGCGTGGCGAGGAGTTCCGACACGGCGCTGTTGCGGATCGAGTGGCCGTTCTGGCGTATGCGGCGTGCAAGGGCATCTCGGCTGACAGTCTGGCCTTCGCGGATCAGCTCGTCGCGGGCGGCGCGGGCGGCGGGCAGCAGCGGTACGAGATCCCGGGCAAGGTCCACATCGGCATCGTCTGTGTCGTCGGACGAGTCGTTATCGTGAGATTCCGTGTCGAGGTCATGACCGGGCTCATTGGTATCTGATTCGTGGCCGTCTTCCGAGCGTTCGGCGGTGTCAGGAGCCTCATCGAGACGCTTCCTGTCGATATCAATATCGACATCGACGTCATCGGGAGCGGGCTCGGGTAGTGGTCTCCGATCCGGTGGCGTGGATTCGTTGTTGCCGGGGGAGGGTTCGACAGATGCCGCTGCGGCGCGCTCGGCCGGTGACGGTGCCGTTGGTGCCTCGGTCGGCACGGCGTGCGGTTGGCGTTCGGCTTCGCGGCGGCGGGCGGCGAGTTCCACGAGCGATACTGACGCGACGATGATCAGCCCGTCCACCGAGAGCGGTAGGAGGTAGGGCACGGTTCCGGTCTCGCCGTATCGGGCGACGACTCCGACCATGTGGTGATAGCTGATCCACGCGGCGATGGCGGCGATAGCTGAGGCGGCGACGACTCGGATGGCGCCGAGTGAGCGCCGGTGAACGGGTACCCGGGTGACCAGCTCGACGGTGATCAGCAGGGCCAGCGGTGGCCACGCCGCGATGGCCTGGGAGATCGGGTTCGCTTGCGCGTGCAGGATGTTCGCGGTGACCGAGGCGGCCACGCCGAGTGCCAGCGTCGCCCGCACGGCCCATTGCATCCGCTGGAGCTGGCTGCCGTTCATGGCCGTCCTCCGCTGGCCGGGGCGACGGGTTGGAGCTGCCGTTCGGCGACGCGGCGGGTGGCCTGGGACGGTTCGGCGTCGCCCAGGTCCGCGAGGCGTTCCTCCAATCGGCGCAGGGTGCGCCGCACGGCGTCGGGCCGTAGCTGTCGGCCGTGGATGCGCATGATCCGCTGGTACAGCTCCTCGTTGACGGGGTCGAGGTCGGTGGCGCGTTCGAGGGCGGCGATGGCCTGGTTAGGGTGGTCGGGTTCGAGGATCTCGGCGATGCGGGCGTAGGCGGTGAGGATCTGATGGCGGTAGCTGGCGGCGTAGTCGGTGGCCCAGAGGTGGTTGTGGCTTTCGGCGAAGTCGCCCCTGTACAGCTCGGCCGCCCGGCGCAGCGCGGCCAGGATCGTCGCCTCGTCGTCGGTGGTGGTGGCCTGGTCGATGGCGGTGAGCATCTGCCAGAGGTCCACGGTGACGGTCTCGGGGTCGAGCTGGTATCGGGTGGTGGCGGGGGCGTAGACGATGAACATGGGCTCCTCGTGGCCGGTGGCGGCGCGTAGCACCCGCCGGGCGGAGGTGATGTCGGTTCGGACGCGTTTGACGGCGGCGGTCGGGTCGATGTCGGGGTGCAGGTCGGCGGCGAGCTGATCGAGGGTGCGGCCGGCGGGGTGGGCGGCGAGGAC
It contains:
- a CDS encoding alpha/beta hydrolase — encoded protein: MELGIDVEGTRLAATLDLPTGQVRGAVVILHGAQAGHRSYFCYTHLAQILPGAGIAVLRYERRPRIDGHDVPLADQADDAAAAIAVLRRYVGEVPVGLWGWSQGAWAATLTAARNPGLVAFLILVSCSGVSPAAQMRYGTAEQLRQHGFTDADLLDLDHLRDTVEEYLRGHTGRASAQHAVDRAAARPWFPLAWLPRELPTEPGIWTDMDFDPEPVFAQANCPVLLFYGATDVWVPVDASLAAWRRAATTEALDLMICRLDGCDHLPSFDEREDIESISSQYSTTLVTWLDGHLGTGTAGRRGCRGDKS
- a CDS encoding DUF2637 domain-containing protein, producing the protein MNGSQLQRMQWAVRATLALGVAASVTANILHAQANPISQAIAAWPPLALLITVELVTRVPVHRRSLGAIRVVAASAIAAIAAWISYHHMVGVVARYGETGTVPYLLPLSVDGLIIVASVSLVELAARRREAERQPHAVPTEAPTAPSPAERAAAASVEPSPGNNESTPPDRRPLPEPAPDDVDVDIDIDRKRLDEAPDTAERSEDGHESDTNEPGHDLDTESHDNDSSDDTDDADVDLARDLVPLLPAARAARDELIREGQTVSRDALARRIRQNGHSIRNSAVSELLATLRQDTRSVSGSRPTSSI